The DNA region GAACCGAGGCACAGAAACGCGAATTCCTGCCCGAGATCGCCGCCGGCCGGTGCTTCTTCGGCATCGGGATGAGCGAGCCGGACTCCGGCTCCGATTTGGCCAGCGTGCGGACCCGCGCGGTGGCCACCCAGGATGGCTGGCGGCTGACCGGAACCAAGGTGTGGACCTCGGGCGCGCACCGCGCACACGCCTTCATCGTGCTCGCCCGCACCGCACCGGTCGACCCGGCGCATCGCCATGCGGGACTGAGCCAGTTCATCGTGCGCCTCGACGCCCCCGGCGTCGAGGTCCGGCCGATCGTCTCGATGAACGGCGGCCAGCACTTCAACGAAGTCATCCTCGACGACACGTTCGTGCCCGATGCCATGGTGTTCGGACAGATCGGCGAGGGCTGGCGCCAGGTCACCTCCGAACTCAGCTTCGAACGAAGCGGACCCGAACGGCTGCTGTCCACCTTCACGCTGCTGGTTGCATCGACAGAAGCCATGGCCGGCAACGAGATCCCCCGGGATCCCACCCTGGGCCGGCTGGTGGCGAGGGTCGCCGGCCTGCACCGGATGTCCACCGCGGTCGCGGGCGCACTGGAACGCCACCAACCGGCCGACGTCCCCGCCGCCGTGGTGAAGGTGCTCGGCACCGCCACCGAAGGCGATATCGCGGACTTCGCCGACCTGCATACCGGTGATGACTCCGCTATCCAATCCGGGTATCGGGACCTCCTCACAGCAGCCGTCGATCAGCGGCCCGGATTCACCCTGCGCGGCGGAACCAACGAAGTGTTGCGCGGCGTGATCGCGCGCGGATTGGGGCTACGGTGACCAACTCAGCAGGTAACGCCGCCGACGTCGACCCTGGCCTGATCGCCCTGTTCGACGAGGTGTTCGCGGACTACCGCGCGACTCATCCGCACGCCGACTCCAGCACGCGGGACACCGAATTATGGGTGAAAGCCGAGCAATTGGGTGTGGTGCGATTGACCGGATCAGAAGATTCCGGCGGCAGCGGCGCCGGATGGTACGAAGCCGCGGAACTCATCACCGCCGCAGTTCGCCACGGAGTCCGCATCCCGCTGGCCGAGCACGACCTGTTGGCGTGCTGGCTGTTGGAAGCCGTCGGCGCCCCCGTCGGCGACGCTGCGCGCACCGTCGCCCTGCTCGACGCGGACGGTACGGCCACCGCGGTGCCCTGGGCCTCGACAGCGGAGCGGGTCGTGGTGACGTGGCCGGACGGTCCGAACCAGCTGCTGGCCGACGTGCCCGCCACGGATCTACGAATCACGCCGGGCACCAACCTGATCGGTGAACCACGAGATGGCCTCTCGGTCGATATCGGGTCACTCACCGGTACGACGGTTGCGGCGGAACTCGTCGAACAGTTGCGTGTGAAGTCCGCCCTGGTGCGCGC from Mycolicibacter sp. MU0083 includes:
- a CDS encoding acyl-CoA dehydrogenase family protein; translated protein: MTNSAGNAADVDPGLIALFDEVFADYRATHPHADSSTRDTELWVKAEQLGVVRLTGSEDSGGSGAGWYEAAELITAAVRHGVRIPLAEHDLLACWLLEAVGAPVGDAARTVALLDADGTATAVPWASTAERVVVTWPDGPNQLLADVPATDLRITPGTNLIGEPRDGLSVDIGSLTGTTVAAELVEQLRVKSALVRAIQVCAALDSIVELAVEHTSARVQFGRPLSKFQAIQHLISDIATEAALARAATESALMTAVDSDWSAPNLRFVVAVARSCAGHAASVAVRNGHQAFGAIGTTAEHRLHEYTRAALAWRSEFGSVRHWDDEVTRAALGAGGDGLWSLIVD
- a CDS encoding acyl-CoA dehydrogenase family protein; its protein translation is MPLPRLVPAAAAETTETAALRAEVRAFLAEQLAEGAFVPAVDSWLCGWDETFTAALAARGWLGMTVPTEYGGHGRSFLERFVVTEELLAAGAPVAAHWIADRQIVPSLLKYGTEAQKREFLPEIAAGRCFFGIGMSEPDSGSDLASVRTRAVATQDGWRLTGTKVWTSGAHRAHAFIVLARTAPVDPAHRHAGLSQFIVRLDAPGVEVRPIVSMNGGQHFNEVILDDTFVPDAMVFGQIGEGWRQVTSELSFERSGPERLLSTFTLLVASTEAMAGNEIPRDPTLGRLVARVAGLHRMSTAVAGALERHQPADVPAAVVKVLGTATEGDIADFADLHTGDDSAIQSGYRDLLTAAVDQRPGFTLRGGTNEVLRGVIARGLGLR